From the Lemur catta isolate mLemCat1 chromosome 1, mLemCat1.pri, whole genome shotgun sequence genome, the window tgattctaacttttaaaagtttaaacttgtctacattatatattattttgaagcttCAAGAGGCTTTTATGTTTATGATAAATAACAACATTTACTTATAAATGTTTCTAAAGCACCTCTATATACATTATTCTCATTTAAGATAGCagacaaaaacaatacaaaatttgTTCTAGTAATGAAgtggaatattaataaaaaccaaaaggtaaataatgtttttgtgtgtgcttttaaaaaaataatgtaaaacattaAAATCCTGTGTCACCGAATCTCTGTAATACACAGGAAAAGAAACCCACTTTAGCTAATACCTGTGATTAAGCATCACTACCCACTGTAGGTGGACCAAAAGTTTCTCTAGTGCGCATTAATTGGACATCTTTGTCAGCCATACAGGTATCACAGCCCCATACTGCTGATGCTTCTGCAGTTAGGAGGCCATAAGCTGTTTCAGTCATTCCAGTACAGATCCGATGAAACCATTTCTGACAAGAGGCCTCACATAAGATGGCATCCTGATCATCATTCACTTCATTTGTACAAATTCCACAAGGATACACTGGGTCAGAAGACGAATGGCCATGACGGCTCGGGTGGAGGGAAGATTTATTGCTTTTTTCAGTGGTGCATGTATCTGCTGCGCTTCTTGGTTGTCGCGGCTTATTCTGCGTCCCATTTGCATGGCTGTTGTTTGTTGCTTCAGTGCTACTTGACCGACTATTCTCTTGATTTACTGCATTGTTTcgattaacattttttaattcaatattacTCTGATTCACTGTGTCATCCATATTTAAGTGAGGTGGATGAGCAGAGGAATTTTGATTAGTGTTTTTGGTTGCTCCTTGACTAAAGTCTTGTTTTGGGGGTGGTGCTTTTGCTTGACCAAAAGTGTTTGGAGGAGGAATAAAAGAATGATTAGATTCTAAGGGAgaagtaaaatttgaattatttccagGAACAAAATTAGATGCCAAATCAGGGTTAGAAACTTGGCTAGCATTCTGTGGAGGAATCTGACTGAAGTTTTCAGCAGGATTTTGTCTAAAATGTTGATTAGGCATGTTAACATTCTGACTTAGTGCATTATTGTAAGATGGATTTCCAAAACTTGCATTATCATGTGGCCCAAAATTAAAAGCATGAGGTCGATTAAAACCCATGCCCAAAGGATTCTGAGGAAATGGGTGTGGCTGATTCCTGAGTGAGTAAGGACCACAGTATGGGGAAGACATTCTTGGGGGAACGTGAGGCGGCATTCTGAATGTGCTATAGCCTCCAAAGCCAGGATAACCAGGGCCAAGATACGGATTTGACGAAGGTAGTGGTTTATAGGAAATAGTGTTATAGTTGTCATCAAATGGATTAGCAGCCACTAGATGGTCAGAGTTTGGATTCGGTGGTGGAGCATACTCAGACAATGGAGGAAAAGAAGGTCCCTGAAATGAGAATGTAAAGTAATTTATGTTTTTGAtcaaaaaagtcattaaaattgtCCTTTTTATCTTAATATCTATGAAGAGGATTGTAATCAAATTTCTCTTGCAGTGttacataaatttaatttcttcactTGACCTTTCAATtatgatgtttattttaattacacttaatgataaaatatgtaggtttctttcatttaggaaagaaaataaagtatgatTTTCTGAGCTCAAATTCACCGTT encodes:
- the PYGO1 gene encoding pygopus homolog 1, coding for MSAEQEKDPISLKRVRGGDSGLDGLGGPGVQLGSPDKKKRKANTQGPSFPPLSEYAPPPNPNSDHLVAANPFDDNYNTISYKPLPSSNPYLGPGYPGFGGYSTFRMPPHVPPRMSSPYCGPYSLRNQPHPFPQNPLGMGFNRPHAFNFGPHDNASFGNPSYNNALSQNVNMPNQHFRQNPAENFSQIPPQNASQVSNPDLASNFVPGNNSNFTSPLESNHSFIPPPNTFGQAKAPPPKQDFSQGATKNTNQNSSAHPPHLNMDDTVNQSNIELKNVNRNNAVNQENSRSSSTEATNNSHANGTQNKPRQPRSAADTCTTEKSNKSSLHPSRHGHSSSDPVYPCGICTNEVNDDQDAILCEASCQKWFHRICTGMTETAYGLLTAEASAVWGCDTCMADKDVQLMRTRETFGPPTVGSDA